The sequence CGCCGCGGGCCGGCTGGTGGGGCTGGGCGACAAGAACGCGGTCGACGGGGCGGCGGTCGAGGCGATGCGGAGCACGCTCGCCACGGCGATCCTCTCCGGCATCGTCGTGATCGGCGAAGGTGAGAAGGACGAAGCCCCGATGCTCTACCACGGCGAGGAGATCGGGACCGGCGACGGCCCCGAGCTCGACGTCGCGGTCGACCCGATCGACGGCACGACCTTGGCCTCACGCGGCGGCCCGGGTGCGATCTCCGTCATCGCCGCCGCGCCGCGCGGCGCGCTCTTCCGCACGCGCGTCCCGTACATGGACAAGCTCGTCACCGGGCCGGCCGGGCGCGGCGTCGTCTCGATCGACCTTCCGCTCGAAGAGAACCTGCGCGCCCTGGCGCGTGCGAAAGGACGCGAGGTCTCCGACTTGACCGTCGCGCTGCTCGACCGTCCGCGCAACGAGCACTTGATGAAACACGTCCGCGCCGCCGGCGCGCGCGTGCGCGTCTTCGGCGACGGTGACGTCTCGAACGCGGTGTACGCGATCCTCGAAGAGCGCGCGAACGTCGACGTGCTGGCGGGGATCGGCGGAGCGCCGGAAGGCGTCATCGCGGCCTGCGCGGCGCGCGCGCTCGGCGGCGAGATGCAAGGCCGGCTGTGGCCGCGCGACGAGGCC is a genomic window of Candidatus Eremiobacterota bacterium containing:
- the glpX gene encoding class II fructose-bisphosphatase — translated: MFMETHALEYAFVRSTEAAAIAAGRLVGLGDKNAVDGAAVEAMRSTLATAILSGIVVIGEGEKDEAPMLYHGEEIGTGDGPELDVAVDPIDGTTLASRGGPGAISVIAAAPRGALFRTRVPYMDKLVTGPAGRGVVSIDLPLEENLRALARAKGREVSDLTVALLDRPRNEHLMKHVRAAGARVRVFGDGDVSNAVYAILEERANVDVLAGIGGAPEGVIAACAARALGGEMQGRLWPRDEADEAIAFDEGHDVRKTLTLDDLCASEDAIFAASGVTDGEFLDGVRYRRGSAFTQSIVISTYTRSVRTIDAKHVLRPRELRLDPVRATDATTR